The Desulfovibrio piger DNA segment ACCGTCCATACGCTCGTGCATCTGCTCGATGGTCTGCAGGACAGGCAAGCCGAAATCTATGCCCCGCAGGGCCTCCACGGCATAATCCACATGCTTTTCCATCAGCAGGCGTTCCTCGGGCGTCAGGGGACCGGCCTTGGTCAGCAGCTCGTGCGGCAGACGGATCATGCCCACCTGAGACAGGCTGGCCGCCGTGCGCAGCGTGGACTCCAGCGCCGGATCGTCCTTGCCCAGCCAGGCCGCCAGATGGTAGGCGAGCTCGCCGGTGAGCCCGGACTGCCCCTTCAAATAGGGGTCCACCGCTTCCACCGCGTGGGTAAAGGCCTCGACGGTCTGGCGCAGCATGGTGGCAAGGCGCTGTTCCGCCTCCACATGGGCCGTGATGTCCCGATAGACCACCACGACGGTCCCTGATGCACCGTCTTCCGCGGCAAAGGGCAGGCACTGCACATTGAGGTGCACCAGCTTGCCCTCGACCAGCATGTCTTCCTGATCGGAAAATTCCGTCCCTGTCCGCCAGACGAATTCCACGTGGCGTTCCAGGCTCCGGGCCAGATAATCCGGAAGATGCCGTACCTGCATAAGGTGGAGCACCTCTCCCTGACAGCGGGCCAGACGGGCGAATTCCGTATTGGCATAGACGATGCGGCCTTCACCATCCACCAGGGCCAGCGCCGAATGCATGGCCCGCAGGACCGTATCCAGCAGGCAACGCTGCCGGGACATGGTCGCGTAGAGGTCTTTCAGCTCCCGCACCTCGCCCCGCTCCCGGCGGATGCCGAGCCACCAGTAGAACCAGACCAGGATCCCCGCCAGGCAAAGGAACAGCAGGCCGGCCATGGTCCAGACGCGCCAGGCCATGTCGTCCTGTTCCTGCCGGACGCTGTCCGCCCGGCAGGCCACGGCCGCATACCAGGACGTCCCCGGCACGGGCTGGCCGACCACAAGGCAGTCCATGGTTCCGGAAATGGCGGGCAAGACCATGTCCCGGGGCGTCATGTCCTGACCGAAGCCAGCAGGCAGGGTCACCAGGTTGAGGCTTGGACGTTCGCCCATGCCGATGGCCTGGACAAGGTCGCCGCCGGTCTCCAGCAGCAGGCTCATATAGCCCAGCTCGGAGGACTGGCCGCCCCCTCCCAGGAGCTTGCCGATATCACAGGTGACCAGCAGGATCCCCTGGGGCGAGTCGTCCGCCGAAACATAGCCCGGCGCCGTCACCGGACAGTAAAAATCCACCAGCAGACGTTCCCCCTGGAGCCGGACGGGCAGCATGCCCGCCCCGGACAAGGCTCCCTTGCTCCGGCGCTGCTTCAGCAGCGTCCTGGTATCCGCCTGCCAGCCCTGCCCCACCAGCATGACCGGTTCCAGGGTCCTGTCCAGCAGGGCCGCACCGGCAAAATCATGCCGGGAGATGAACTCGACAAATTTGCGATAGATGAGCGTGGCATGGGGCGATATGTCGCGCAGGGCCTGACGGTCCCGCGCATCAAGGCCGCTGTGCCGCCCATGCTCCTGTTCCGTCCAGGGGGTCTCCCCCAGCTCGCGCAGCAAGGCCACGGGCAGGTCCGTCTCCGCTATCTCCGCCGCCAGCAGACGCAGCATGTCGTAGCGGGCCATCTCCGCCACAGCATCGCGCTGGACACCGGTCCATACCGTCACCATGGCCGCTGCCGTGGACGTATAGGCGGAAAGCTGGCTGCCCGTCCTGTCGAGGATCTCGCGCTGTTCCGCACTGTTGAAGCGGGTGGCCCCGATGACCGTCAGGGCGAGCAGCAGTATCAGCCCTCCCAGCAGGGGCCGCAGTGACACACGTTCAGGATTGCGCATAGAAGCTCCGCACAGCAGGGATCAGCGCTCGGTAAGCGCGTTCTGCCTGGCTTTCATCACAGGTTTGAGGATATAATCGAGCACCGTCTTCTTGCCGATGATGATGTCGGCCACCACGATCATGCCCGGGATGATGGGCAGGATCTC contains these protein-coding regions:
- a CDS encoding HD-GYP domain-containing protein — protein: MRNPERVSLRPLLGGLILLLALTVIGATRFNSAEQREILDRTGSQLSAYTSTAAAMVTVWTGVQRDAVAEMARYDMLRLLAAEIAETDLPVALLRELGETPWTEQEHGRHSGLDARDRQALRDISPHATLIYRKFVEFISRHDFAGAALLDRTLEPVMLVGQGWQADTRTLLKQRRSKGALSGAGMLPVRLQGERLLVDFYCPVTAPGYVSADDSPQGILLVTCDIGKLLGGGGQSSELGYMSLLLETGGDLVQAIGMGERPSLNLVTLPAGFGQDMTPRDMVLPAISGTMDCLVVGQPVPGTSWYAAVACRADSVRQEQDDMAWRVWTMAGLLFLCLAGILVWFYWWLGIRRERGEVRELKDLYATMSRQRCLLDTVLRAMHSALALVDGEGRIVYANTEFARLARCQGEVLHLMQVRHLPDYLARSLERHVEFVWRTGTEFSDQEDMLVEGKLVHLNVQCLPFAAEDGASGTVVVVYRDITAHVEAEQRLATMLRQTVEAFTHAVEAVDPYLKGQSGLTGELAYHLAAWLGKDDPALESTLRTAASLSQVGMIRLPHELLTKAGPLTPEERLLMEKHVDYAVEALRGIDFGLPVLQTIEQMHERMDGSGYPRKLQGEAICLQARILAVANTFCALMRPRSYRRRHDEPAALAILRERPFKYDQQVVDALAAFLQSAQGKEFVRILQQ